Proteins found in one Pirellulales bacterium genomic segment:
- a CDS encoding tetratricopeptide repeat protein → MQSEFTRKPVLGELYQQYLADQDTAAFIHRTTQRYTVATLCRLAAVGERLVRRSAVLALGFIADYESNAVLGRALSDTDRGVRLMAETAIRSVWCRTGTAPQRQQLAGLVMLNRTHEYAVALRDATALIREAPWLAEVWNQRAIAQYGLAHYEQSIHDCRQALEINPYHFGAAAGMGQCYLRLGDQTAALQAFRRALNLNPELDGIRANVQYLERSLKKKQ, encoded by the coding sequence ATGCAAAGCGAATTTACCCGCAAACCCGTTCTCGGCGAACTGTATCAACAGTATCTCGCCGATCAGGACACCGCGGCGTTTATTCATCGCACGACGCAGCGCTACACCGTCGCCACGCTTTGCCGGCTGGCCGCTGTCGGGGAGCGGCTTGTGCGGCGATCGGCGGTGCTGGCCCTGGGATTCATCGCCGACTACGAATCGAACGCCGTGCTCGGCCGAGCGCTCAGCGATACGGATCGCGGCGTGCGGCTGATGGCCGAAACGGCGATCCGCTCGGTCTGGTGCCGAACCGGCACGGCCCCGCAGCGACAGCAATTGGCCGGCTTGGTGATGCTCAACCGCACGCACGAATATGCCGTCGCCCTGCGCGATGCGACGGCACTGATCCGCGAAGCGCCGTGGCTAGCCGAGGTGTGGAACCAACGGGCAATCGCTCAATACGGCCTGGCCCATTACGAGCAATCGATCCACGATTGCCGGCAAGCATTGGAGATCAATCCCTACCATTTCGGCGCCGCCGCCGGAATGGGCCAATGCTATCTTCGGCTCGGCGACCAGACGGCCGCCCTGCAAGCCTTCCGCCGCGCGTTGAATCTCAATC